A window from Limanda limanda chromosome 14, fLimLim1.1, whole genome shotgun sequence encodes these proteins:
- the defbl2 gene encoding beta-defensin-like 2, whose translation MKGLSLVLLALLLMLAVGEGNDPEMQYWTCGYRGLCRRFCYAQEYIVGHHGCPRRYRCCAIRS comes from the exons ATGAAGGGACTGAGCTTGGTTCTTCTGGCGCTTCTCCTGATGCTTGCAGTCGGAGAGG GCAATGATCCAGAAATGCAGTACTGGACTTGTGGGTATAGAGGACTCTGCAGACGGTTCTGCTATGCTCAGGAGTACATCGTTGGTCATCACGGTTGCCCTCGGAGATACAG GTGTTGTGCTATACGGTCTTAG